The genome window CGCTTCTAGGAAGGCTCTGGTTTCTTTAGAAAGATTAGTCATCGCATCAAAGGAATGCGCACCTTTTTTCCATAACCATTCGTATATCTGGTTACCTCTAAAAGCCTGATCGCCATTATCTACAAAAAAGTCTCTTAACTGTTCTTTAGTTAAAGCTCTGATATCTTTCTTTTTTTCTTTCAACATAGGGTATAAAAAAACGCATTGCAAAATTACATGATCTTACAACGCGTTTGGTATGAATTCTGAAGTTTCTTAGCTCTTAATCAACTTCTTTGTGATTTGAACCTCATTTATGGATAAATTCATAAGGTAAAGGCCATTTGCAACAGCATCTAAACTAATTTCAGATCTGCCATTTGTTAAATTGCCAGATGTGATTAATTTACCGCTTAGGTCATAAATATCATACTTAACAGCATCAAGAGTAGATTCTACATTGAAAATTCCTGATGACGGGTTAGGGAAGACACTTATTGAATTTTGCAATACGTCTTCTAATCCTGCTGTACTATCTATTTTAAAAGGCGTCACTTCAGCAGCTCCAAAATTTCCTCCTGTGAAAATTTGTATACCTGTATCTGTAGTTAACGTATAACTACCTTGTCCAAAACCACAACAAATACCATCGGCATAAGAGTCAGAAATCGTAAATTCATAACACTCTCCAGTCACGATATTAAAAGGCAGGTTATAGGTAGTTGCATTAGCCAGCGATCCTGCAGCACCAGATGCAATTATAGCTCCAGAACTATCTGTTACTTGCCAAGAGGTTTCATTTGCAAAATTATCTGTTGTGATGTTAAATGACACCGTATTATTGGCTGCAAATGAAGGGGAGACGTTTAAATCAAAATCAGCACTAATTAGGTTATTAATACCGTTCTGATCAGCAACACCATTTGGATTAACAAGCCTTACACTCAACGTAGTAGCAGCTGTTACCGTATAGGCAGGTAGACTAACGGTATCAATAGCACCTTGAGCAATACTACCTGTATAATTAATAGTGGTATTAGTAGCTCCTCTATCATAAGTATATACCACATCTACACTAGTAAGAGTTGATGATCCCCTATTGGTGATTTGAACCACTGGATTTATAGCTCCAGAACAAACTTCTGAAGGAACGTTATTTAGAGCAACACTTGCATCTATAGCAAAAACTTGCAAAGGAGGATATTGACCTAACGTAACCTGACCTGTATTATTTGGGTCCAACCAGTCGCTTAGTCTAGTTGCTGCAGTAGTTCCTTCTGAAAATCCGGTATCAAATCTACCATAAATATCAAAGGCATTGTTGTCATTTGTACCGTTACAAGCAGCTGCACCACCTGAAAGAACTCCTATCAACTGTCCATCTTGATTGAATAGAGGTGAACCTGACGAACCTGGCTCTGTAACTCCTAAATCCCAATCAGAAATCCTCCAAACTTCTGTAGTAGGATCTCCGTTAAATGAAGTTGTTTGTTTAGCGGCTGATTGATCGTCTCTACATGTTTTCTGTATATCTCCTGATGGATGGTGGATACCAAATTGCATCGAAGGAATGGTAGTACCAGACTTATTCCATCCATTCCAAACTACATCTGGATTAGCGTTGAAAAAACCTGTATCTGTAATTCTCACTAACTGCATATCACTACCACTGTTATTCATTAATAATGTGGCACCAGATGCTGTTTGATTAAAGGTTCCATTAGGACTAGCTGTTGTTGTTGCACAAGAAGGCGTAGGGCTTCTCCAGTTGAAACGAAATGCCCATCCTGCTACAGAGTTTCCGCAGTGATTTGCAGTAATAAATAAAGGCGCTCCATCGTTTGCCGTGTTGTTGATTAAAGATCCTGTACAAAAACCTGTATTACCACTTACTAACATAGCAACACTTTTCTTTACATCTTCTTTCACTTGATTGATACTAAAAGGGTCTGCACCAGGTGGAGTGATATCACAATCTACATCTTGATTACAGTCTCCTGAATCGTTTAAAGCCTTTGCTTCATTAAAATCTATAGCGGTTCGGTAACCGTGTACCACATTCCCTATTTCTAGTCTACTTTGACCAATACTATTTTTTGGCTCATAGAACTCTACCCATACATCATCAGATGCTACTGGCCATATTCCTAAAGCCTTATTGACATTATTCTGTTCATAGGTAAATAATTTGGAAAGGTCGCTCTGATCGTGAGAGGCAACTCGCATCCATGCTCCTGGTCTTAAATCAAACCAATCAAAAAAGATATTGATTGTTTTTGCCCCAGGGGACTGTATTCTAACTCTCCACAATTGGTCTCCATTATCTAAAGTGATTTTTTGACCGTGCGTGTCGGGATCGATATTTACAGAAAAGTCATAACCAAATCGCCATGGAATACTTTTATCCAAGTCGTTTTTAGCATCTTCTTTGGCCAATTCCTCAAAAGGAACATTCTTGAATTTCTCAATAGAAGCATCATATGCTGTGGTTAACTTCCAAGACAATGGCTGAGGTCCTGAAAAATCGTTCTGAGCTAGTAAAGCTTGCGCAACAAACAACACTAGCAAAAAAGTAATTTTTTTCATGTTTTGAATTTAGAACGACAAGATAAGAAACTATCATAAAAAAACCCTAAAGAATATATATTCAATAGGGTTTTAAATAAAAATGTAGTGGTTCCCATCATAAATCAATAGAATATGCTGTAAAACCTTTAATAAAAGTTTACATCAGTTAACTAATCTATAATCAACATCGCGTCACCGTAGGTGCTGAATTTGTAGCCTTCCTTTAAAGCGACTTGATACGCCTCGTTA of Nonlabens sp. Ci31 contains these proteins:
- a CDS encoding T9SS type A sorting domain-containing protein, yielding MKKITFLLVLFVAQALLAQNDFSGPQPLSWKLTTAYDASIEKFKNVPFEELAKEDAKNDLDKSIPWRFGYDFSVNIDPDTHGQKITLDNGDQLWRVRIQSPGAKTINIFFDWFDLRPGAWMRVASHDQSDLSKLFTYEQNNVNKALGIWPVASDDVWVEFYEPKNSIGQSRLEIGNVVHGYRTAIDFNEAKALNDSGDCNQDVDCDITPPGADPFSINQVKEDVKKSVAMLVSGNTGFCTGSLINNTANDGAPLFITANHCGNSVAGWAFRFNWRSPTPSCATTTASPNGTFNQTASGATLLMNNSGSDMQLVRITDTGFFNANPDVVWNGWNKSGTTIPSMQFGIHHPSGDIQKTCRDDQSAAKQTTSFNGDPTTEVWRISDWDLGVTEPGSSGSPLFNQDGQLIGVLSGGAAACNGTNDNNAFDIYGRFDTGFSEGTTAATRLSDWLDPNNTGQVTLGQYPPLQVFAIDASVALNNVPSEVCSGAINPVVQITNRGSSTLTSVDVVYTYDRGATNTTINYTGSIAQGAIDTVSLPAYTVTAATTLSVRLVNPNGVADQNGINNLISADFDLNVSPSFAANNTVSFNITTDNFANETSWQVTDSSGAIIASGAAGSLANATTYNLPFNIVTGECYEFTISDSYADGICCGFGQGSYTLTTDTGIQIFTGGNFGAAEVTPFKIDSTAGLEDVLQNSISVFPNPSSGIFNVESTLDAVKYDIYDLSGKLITSGNLTNGRSEISLDAVANGLYLMNLSINEVQITKKLIKS